In one Gemmatimonas aurantiaca genomic region, the following are encoded:
- a CDS encoding choice-of-anchor D domain-containing protein: MAVLSLLAAALAGTTATTAEAQTAVTWTYNGSGNWNATANWTGLLGGDLFPNNGANTYTVTIPGVTGQAFVRQVTFDVGTGAPGNTITLSGLTLSPALGGGGSPVARLVVGTGVTLNTGTFGNLSAGTLSGGEYVIQGTLKFNDPNPIVTVASGTSLVLSGPSAQILKQDGGLGLNFTTNNGIIEFRDGALFARSVNLVNTGTIYANNGSTFTYSNATLTNTGGFLTASGTTSNGGVVDIRSARIDGGTLFTAGTGRITFSNSGGNVLNGVTLAGHADLALTSAPSQMWVENGLTLSNATIDINGTSAGSSIVGFRGTQTLGGTGTVVFGNTNGAANYVWLDNNDAVLTIGPNVTIRGQNGTIGIGNGSNRVVVNNGHIAADVAGGTITLQSASFTNNGALEAKNGGMLNLATLVNNGPSGALNASNNGVIRMNGATVTGGTINTTSGGRFTATYHGGNILSDVTINGALDLATTQGMVRVNGTTGLTLTAGSTANINNGSILQFEGNRRLEGAGAVVFGDFGASNYVWLDGNNATLTIGANATIRGQNGTIGIGNGSNRVVVNNGHITADVTGGTITLQSASFTNNGALEAKNGGLLSLATTVNNDATGAMNVSDNGVIRMDGATVTGGTINTTSGGRFTAAYHGGNVLNDVTVNGALDLATSQSQIRVNGATGLTLAAGSTANVNSNSTLQFEGNQTLGGAGAIVFGNTGSGNTVRLEGNNTTLTVGTNAAIRGHSGTIGLGNGADRIVINNGRIAADVADGTISLQSATFTNNGALEAKNGGLLSLATTVNNGPTGTMNVSDNGVIRMNGATVTGGTINTTGGGRFTAAYHGGNVLNDVTVNGALDLATSQSQIRVNGATGLTLTAGSTANVNSNSTLQFEGNQTLGGAGAIVFGNTGSGNTVRLEGNNTTLTIGTNAAIRGQNGTIGIGNGADRSLINNGTIASDAGGLITVSPINVTNNGTLRAQNGTLTLNSAVTGTGKLQVDAAGVLNMSNTGPTTQAHLAMGAAGATLNTNNQNITITKDYTNVAAGSGNSFNRRAGVNGTGQILAGGDAAQAITGAAVTNGATNNATLTIGNVRVGTSTHNYQIANTGTNGADLRGAIQTAVNGGNITDARLSGAGVTAGNYGPVAVGTNSGNMAVNFTANTAGVLAPMSGQAVNLQSNFQNIADQKLNIVLASGAAAYNMAEGSTAATVNLGNTRVGGTLAGNIAVANTAPTGTFTEKLSATFGNATGNAAHNGGSVSLLTAGTSNNSAMGVSLNTSAAGARTGTVAVNYATDGTGTSGLAAESVGSQTVTVNGNVYQAAQGQLNSTPLNFGTVQVGQSVSKVLSITNSATGPAGFVEDLNVSFGSATGTGSSLINGSGSISGLQAGATNNSAMKVSVNTSAAGSVAGNIAVNYYSAGAVNGVSNGLGTLAVGSSQFGVNGNIQAVANVVDQALPVVNTASVNLGNVRQNATSPTAFVSVTNQATGNQQAALNATITGNGPVTAGGAFNLLAPGATNAGALQVGMNTGTAGAVNGTATIGFVSDASNIGGCAPNCQLALASQNVNVSGAVYRLANPSVNSAPVNLVARVGDVAPTASIGVTNVSPDVYTERLNASFGGVTPVGFTTSGAITGLAAQATSNALQVALNTGTAGAFGGNAVVNLVSSGAGTTMAADETLASGSVALNGKVYAAAKGELNTNTVNFGIVHVGDAVAARNVSVKNGAAVAGLNDVLTGDITGGGGAFTVGGTLGSGVTAGNTNASSLTVGLNTSTAGSYTGSAAVNFRSHNDDMTDLALGSETVTFEGVVNNYANAAFTKTGGAGLLSFLNNGFVLDFGSVQQGTTPLSTLLGVKNAVTGPADELNGAFDPLGLSVFAFSGFDAFSGLGAGLTFDGLGVLFDTNTLGSFSHTITLAWFGSNASGYQDELSNLQLTIRGTVTAMPPISEVPEPSTVVLLAIGLCVLGWKWKRSRAATTNTL; encoded by the coding sequence ATGGCCGTCCTCTCCCTGCTGGCCGCCGCCCTTGCCGGTACCACGGCCACAACGGCCGAGGCGCAGACCGCCGTGACCTGGACCTACAACGGCAGCGGCAACTGGAACGCCACTGCCAACTGGACCGGCCTGCTCGGAGGCGACCTGTTCCCCAATAACGGGGCCAACACCTACACGGTCACCATCCCAGGCGTCACGGGACAGGCCTTCGTCAGGCAGGTCACCTTCGACGTCGGTACCGGCGCCCCCGGCAACACCATCACGCTCAGCGGCCTGACCCTGTCGCCCGCGCTCGGCGGCGGCGGCTCACCGGTCGCCCGGCTGGTGGTCGGCACCGGCGTGACACTCAACACCGGCACGTTCGGCAACCTCAGCGCTGGCACGCTGTCCGGTGGCGAATACGTCATTCAGGGCACGCTCAAGTTCAACGACCCGAATCCCATCGTGACCGTCGCCAGCGGCACCTCGCTGGTCCTGAGCGGCCCCTCCGCGCAGATCCTGAAACAGGACGGTGGACTGGGACTGAACTTCACCACCAACAATGGCATCATCGAATTCCGCGACGGGGCACTCTTCGCCCGGTCGGTGAATCTCGTCAATACCGGCACCATCTATGCCAACAATGGCTCCACTTTCACCTATAGCAACGCCACCCTGACCAATACAGGTGGCTTCTTGACGGCGTCTGGCACCACCAGCAACGGCGGCGTCGTCGACATCAGAAGCGCCCGCATCGATGGCGGCACGCTGTTCACGGCCGGCACCGGTCGCATCACCTTCTCGAACAGCGGCGGCAACGTCCTGAACGGCGTCACGCTGGCCGGGCACGCGGATCTGGCCCTGACCAGTGCCCCGAGTCAGATGTGGGTGGAGAACGGACTCACGCTGAGCAACGCCACCATCGACATCAACGGCACGAGCGCGGGTAGCAGTATCGTGGGCTTCCGCGGCACCCAGACCCTGGGTGGCACCGGCACCGTCGTGTTCGGCAACACTAACGGCGCCGCCAACTATGTGTGGCTCGACAACAACGACGCCGTGCTGACCATCGGTCCGAACGTCACCATCCGCGGACAGAATGGCACCATCGGCATCGGGAACGGCAGCAATCGCGTGGTGGTCAACAACGGCCACATCGCGGCCGATGTCGCGGGCGGCACCATCACCCTGCAGTCGGCCAGCTTCACGAACAACGGCGCCCTCGAAGCCAAGAATGGTGGGATGCTCAATCTGGCCACCCTGGTGAACAACGGCCCCAGCGGTGCGCTGAACGCCAGCAACAACGGCGTCATCCGGATGAACGGGGCGACCGTGACCGGCGGCACTATCAACACCACCTCGGGTGGGCGCTTCACGGCGACCTACCACGGCGGCAACATCCTGAGCGACGTCACCATCAACGGCGCACTCGATCTGGCCACGACGCAGGGCATGGTCCGCGTCAACGGCACCACGGGGCTCACGCTCACCGCCGGCAGCACCGCCAACATCAATAACGGCAGCATCCTGCAGTTCGAAGGCAATCGGAGACTGGAGGGGGCGGGCGCCGTAGTGTTCGGCGATTTCGGCGCCAGCAACTATGTGTGGCTCGACGGTAACAACGCGACACTAACCATCGGCGCGAACGCCACCATCCGCGGACAGAATGGCACCATCGGCATCGGGAACGGCAGCAATCGCGTGGTGGTCAACAATGGGCATATCACGGCCGATGTCACCGGCGGCACCATCACCCTGCAGTCGGCCAGCTTCACGAACAACGGCGCCCTCGAAGCGAAGAACGGCGGCCTCCTCAGTCTGGCGACCACGGTGAACAACGACGCCACCGGCGCGATGAACGTCAGTGACAACGGCGTCATCCGGATGGATGGGGCCACCGTGACCGGCGGGACCATCAATACCACGTCGGGTGGCCGCTTCACGGCGGCCTACCACGGAGGCAACGTCCTGAACGACGTCACCGTCAATGGCGCCCTCGACCTGGCCACGTCGCAGAGTCAGATCCGCGTGAACGGCGCCACCGGCCTCACGCTCGCCGCCGGCAGCACTGCCAACGTCAACAGCAACAGTACGCTGCAGTTCGAAGGCAATCAGACGCTGGGTGGCGCGGGCGCCATCGTCTTCGGCAACACCGGCTCCGGAAATACAGTGCGTCTCGAAGGCAACAACACGACGCTGACCGTCGGCACGAACGCCGCCATCCGTGGCCACAGTGGCACCATCGGGCTTGGGAACGGTGCTGACCGTATCGTGATCAACAACGGCCGCATCGCGGCCGATGTCGCCGATGGGACCATCTCCCTGCAGTCGGCCACATTCACGAACAACGGCGCCCTCGAGGCGAAGAACGGCGGCCTCCTCAGCCTGGCGACCACGGTGAACAACGGCCCCACCGGCACGATGAATGTCAGTGACAACGGCGTCATCAGGATGAATGGAGCCACCGTAACCGGCGGGACCATCAACACCACCGGTGGGGGTCGCTTCACCGCGGCCTACCACGGAGGCAACGTCCTGAACGACGTCACCGTCAATGGCGCCCTCGACCTGGCCACGTCGCAGAGTCAGATCCGCGTGAACGGCGCCACGGGCCTCACGCTCACCGCCGGCAGCACTGCCAACGTCAACAGCAACAGTACGCTGCAGTTCGAAGGCAATCAGACGCTGGGTGGCGCGGGCGCCATCGTCTTCGGCAACACCGGCTCCGGAAATACGGTGCGTCTCGAAGGCAACAACACGACGCTGACCATCGGCACGAATGCCGCCATCCGCGGACAGAATGGTACCATCGGCATCGGGAACGGCGCCGATCGCTCCCTCATCAACAACGGCACCATCGCCTCCGACGCCGGTGGCCTCATCACCGTCTCCCCGATCAACGTCACCAACAACGGCACTCTGCGCGCGCAGAACGGCACGCTGACGCTCAACTCCGCCGTCACCGGCACGGGCAAGCTGCAGGTCGACGCCGCGGGCGTGCTGAACATGTCCAACACCGGCCCCACCACGCAGGCTCACCTCGCCATGGGCGCCGCCGGCGCCACGCTGAACACGAACAATCAGAACATCACCATCACCAAGGACTACACCAACGTCGCTGCCGGTTCGGGCAACAGCTTCAACCGACGCGCCGGCGTCAACGGTACCGGACAGATTCTCGCCGGTGGTGATGCGGCGCAGGCCATCACCGGCGCGGCCGTCACCAATGGCGCCACCAACAACGCCACGCTCACCATCGGCAACGTCCGCGTCGGCACGTCCACGCACAACTACCAGATCGCCAACACCGGCACCAACGGCGCAGACCTCCGCGGCGCCATCCAGACCGCCGTGAACGGCGGCAACATCACCGACGCGCGTCTCTCCGGCGCCGGTGTCACCGCCGGCAACTACGGCCCCGTCGCCGTGGGCACGAACTCCGGCAACATGGCGGTCAACTTCACCGCGAACACCGCCGGCGTACTCGCGCCCATGAGCGGACAGGCGGTGAATCTGCAGAGCAACTTCCAGAACATCGCCGATCAGAAGCTCAACATCGTGCTCGCCAGCGGCGCCGCGGCCTACAACATGGCCGAGGGCAGCACGGCCGCCACGGTCAACCTCGGCAACACCCGCGTGGGCGGCACGCTCGCCGGTAACATCGCCGTCGCCAACACCGCGCCCACCGGCACCTTCACCGAAAAGCTCAGCGCCACCTTCGGCAACGCCACCGGCAACGCCGCGCACAACGGCGGCTCGGTCTCGCTGCTCACCGCCGGCACCAGCAACAACTCGGCCATGGGTGTGTCACTCAACACCTCGGCCGCCGGCGCGCGCACCGGCACGGTCGCGGTGAACTACGCCACCGACGGCACCGGCACCAGCGGCCTCGCCGCCGAGTCGGTGGGCAGCCAGACCGTCACGGTCAACGGCAATGTCTACCAGGCCGCGCAGGGCCAACTCAATTCGACGCCGCTCAACTTCGGCACCGTGCAGGTCGGCCAGTCGGTGAGCAAAGTCCTCAGCATCACCAACAGCGCCACCGGACCGGCCGGTTTCGTCGAAGATCTCAACGTGAGCTTCGGCAGCGCCACGGGCACCGGATCGTCGCTCATCAATGGCTCGGGTTCGATTTCCGGACTGCAGGCCGGCGCCACGAACAACAGCGCCATGAAGGTGTCGGTGAACACATCGGCGGCAGGCAGTGTGGCCGGCAACATCGCGGTCAACTACTACAGCGCCGGTGCGGTCAATGGCGTCAGCAACGGGCTGGGCACGCTGGCCGTGGGCAGTTCGCAGTTCGGCGTGAACGGCAACATCCAGGCCGTGGCGAATGTCGTCGATCAGGCCCTGCCCGTCGTCAACACGGCGTCGGTCAACCTCGGCAACGTGCGTCAGAACGCCACATCACCCACCGCCTTCGTGAGCGTCACCAACCAGGCCACGGGCAACCAGCAGGCCGCGCTCAACGCGACGATCACCGGCAACGGCCCGGTGACGGCCGGCGGCGCATTCAATCTGCTCGCGCCCGGTGCGACCAATGCAGGCGCGTTGCAGGTGGGCATGAACACCGGCACCGCCGGTGCGGTGAACGGCACCGCCACCATCGGCTTCGTGTCGGACGCCAGCAACATCGGCGGTTGCGCGCCCAACTGTCAGCTCGCCCTCGCCTCGCAGAATGTGAACGTGTCCGGCGCGGTGTACCGTCTGGCCAATCCTTCCGTCAACAGCGCACCGGTCAACCTCGTGGCCCGCGTCGGTGATGTCGCGCCCACGGCCAGCATCGGCGTGACGAACGTGTCGCCTGACGTCTACACTGAGCGACTCAACGCATCCTTCGGCGGTGTCACGCCGGTGGGCTTCACCACGTCTGGCGCCATCACGGGTCTGGCCGCGCAGGCCACCAGCAACGCACTCCAGGTGGCACTCAATACGGGTACCGCCGGCGCATTCGGCGGCAACGCCGTGGTGAACCTCGTCTCCAGCGGCGCTGGCACCACGATGGCCGCCGACGAAACCCTCGCATCCGGTTCCGTCGCCCTCAACGGCAAGGTGTACGCGGCAGCCAAGGGTGAACTCAACACCAACACCGTCAACTTCGGCATCGTACACGTGGGCGATGCGGTGGCCGCCAGGAACGTCTCCGTGAAGAACGGCGCCGCGGTGGCCGGTCTCAACGATGTGCTCACGGGCGACATCACCGGTGGTGGTGGCGCGTTCACCGTGGGCGGCACGCTGGGCAGCGGCGTCACTGCCGGCAACACGAATGCCTCGAGCCTCACGGTCGGTCTCAACACGTCGACGGCCGGCTCGTACACCGGCAGCGCTGCGGTGAACTTCCGCAGCCACAACGACGACATGACCGATCTCGCACTCGGCAGCGAGACGGTGACGTTCGAAGGCGTGGTCAACAACTACGCGAACGCGGCCTTCACCAAGACCGGCGGTGCCGGCCTGCTCAGCTTCCTCAACAACGGCTTCGTGCTCGACTTCGGATCAGTGCAGCAGGGCACCACGCCGCTGTCCACTCTCCTCGGCGTGAAGAATGCCGTCACCGGGCCGGCCGATGAACTGAATGGCGCATTCGATCCACTCGGCCTCAGTGTGTTCGCCTTTAGTGGTTTCGACGCGTTCTCCGGACTTGGCGCCGGCCTCACGTTCGATGGACTCGGCGTGCTGTTCGACACGAACACCCTGGGATCATTCAGCCACACCATCACCCTGGCCTGGTTCGGCAGCAACGCCAGCGGCTACCAGGACGAACTGTCCAACCTGCAGCTCACCATCCGCGGCACCGTGACCGCCATGCCGCCCATCTCCGAAGTGCCCGAGCCGAGCACGGTGGTGCTGCTGGCCATCGGCCTGTGTGTGCTGGGCTGGAAGTGGAAGCGTTCGCGCGCGGCGACCACCAACACTCTCTGA
- the lipB gene encoding lipoyl(octanoyl) transferase LipB yields MPDSGDGFGVAGLRENTRTQCPKLFVLHLGLTPYDEAWALQKRAAAARIGGALAEDLLILVQHPPVVTLGRSTKPGHLLASADYLEARGIQVREVERGGDVTIHEPGQLVVYPIIDLKRHRKDLHWYLRQVEEAIMRALLPFDLPTIRVPGQTGVWREDAAGKRKLASIGVHARDWVTWHGVALNVDNDLSTFRYTVPCGIDGVEMSTVARERAAMGAEPPTFEAVRSAVIAAFGDVFSLVPEDGWTVDALHAAGMI; encoded by the coding sequence ATGCCTGACAGCGGTGACGGGTTTGGGGTTGCGGGTTTGCGGGAGAACACCCGAACCCAATGCCCGAAACTCTTCGTCCTCCACCTGGGCCTCACGCCCTACGACGAAGCCTGGGCATTGCAGAAGCGCGCCGCTGCCGCACGGATCGGCGGCGCGCTGGCCGAGGATCTGCTGATCCTCGTGCAACATCCGCCGGTGGTGACACTGGGGCGCAGCACCAAGCCCGGCCATCTGCTGGCCAGCGCGGACTACCTCGAAGCCCGGGGCATTCAGGTGCGCGAGGTGGAGCGTGGCGGCGACGTCACCATTCACGAGCCGGGTCAGCTCGTGGTCTATCCCATCATCGATCTCAAGCGGCACCGCAAGGATCTCCACTGGTATCTGCGCCAGGTGGAGGAAGCCATCATGCGCGCGTTGCTGCCCTTCGATCTGCCCACCATCCGTGTGCCCGGACAGACCGGCGTCTGGCGCGAGGATGCCGCCGGCAAGCGCAAGCTGGCATCGATCGGCGTACATGCCCGGGACTGGGTGACCTGGCACGGCGTGGCGCTCAATGTGGACAATGACCTTTCCACGTTCCGCTACACGGTCCCCTGTGGGATCGACGGCGTGGAAATGAGCACCGTGGCGCGGGAGCGCGCGGCCATGGGCGCCGAGCCGCCCACCTTCGAAGCGGTCCGCTCCGCCGTGATCGCCGCGTTCGGCGACGTGTTTTCGCTGGTTCCCGAGGACGGGTGGACAGTGGACGCACTGCACGCGGCAGGCATGATCTGA
- the lpdA gene encoding dihydrolipoyl dehydrogenase, protein MASFDVIVLGGGPAGYVCAIRCAQLGLQVAVIEREALGGTCVLWGCIPAKSLLESAGLAQKIGKAAEHGITIDGVKFDFGPAMKRSRSVSQQNSKGVEFLFKKHKVQWIRGEGVLEKGKKVTVTGADGKKETHDAKKAVVIATGSRVKGLPQVGLELDKNVVLSSDDVLVTDKAPATLAVVGAGAVGVEFADVFASFGSKVTIIEVAPTILPLEDADCSAELAKAFKKRKIDVLTGAKISNVKVGKNGATLTVESGGQTQTIEVEKVLVAAGRAPNVEKIGLETVGIAKTERGFVKINDKFETSAPGYYAIGDVAGNQMLAHKGSREGHVLADLLGGEHAHPVNYKNVPSCTYCHPEVASIGLTEQACKDQKLDYKVGKFPFSANGRARTSGETDGFVKIIRDAKYGEILGAHIVGAHATEIIHELVVARENEFTVEEIDLAMHAHPTLSEAIGEAVLDSLGKMLHA, encoded by the coding sequence ATGGCTTCGTTCGACGTCATCGTCCTCGGCGGCGGCCCCGCCGGCTACGTCTGCGCCATCCGCTGCGCTCAACTCGGTCTCCAGGTCGCTGTCATCGAGCGGGAAGCGCTCGGCGGCACCTGTGTGCTCTGGGGCTGCATCCCCGCCAAGTCGCTCCTCGAAAGCGCCGGCCTCGCCCAGAAAATCGGCAAGGCGGCCGAACACGGCATCACCATCGACGGCGTGAAGTTCGACTTCGGTCCCGCCATGAAGCGCTCGCGCTCGGTCAGCCAGCAGAACTCCAAGGGCGTCGAGTTCCTGTTCAAGAAGCACAAAGTCCAGTGGATCCGCGGCGAAGGCGTCCTGGAGAAAGGCAAGAAGGTCACCGTCACCGGTGCCGACGGCAAGAAAGAAACGCACGACGCGAAGAAGGCCGTGGTCATCGCCACGGGCTCGCGCGTGAAGGGACTGCCGCAGGTCGGCCTCGAACTCGACAAGAACGTCGTCCTCTCCAGCGATGACGTGCTGGTGACCGACAAGGCGCCCGCCACGCTCGCCGTCGTCGGTGCCGGCGCCGTGGGCGTGGAATTCGCCGACGTCTTCGCGTCGTTCGGCAGCAAGGTCACGATCATCGAAGTCGCGCCCACCATCCTGCCCCTCGAAGACGCCGACTGCAGCGCCGAACTCGCGAAGGCGTTCAAGAAGCGCAAGATCGACGTGCTGACCGGCGCGAAGATCTCGAACGTGAAGGTCGGGAAGAACGGCGCGACGTTGACGGTCGAATCGGGCGGTCAGACGCAGACCATCGAAGTGGAGAAGGTCCTCGTGGCCGCCGGTCGCGCGCCGAACGTCGAGAAGATCGGCCTCGAGACCGTCGGTATCGCCAAGACCGAACGCGGCTTCGTGAAGATCAACGACAAGTTCGAAACCAGTGCGCCCGGCTACTACGCCATCGGTGACGTGGCCGGCAACCAGATGCTCGCGCACAAGGGCTCCCGCGAGGGTCACGTGCTGGCCGATCTGCTCGGTGGCGAACACGCACACCCGGTGAACTACAAGAACGTGCCCAGCTGCACGTACTGTCATCCGGAAGTGGCCAGCATCGGACTCACCGAACAGGCCTGCAAGGATCAGAAGCTCGACTACAAGGTCGGCAAGTTCCCCTTCAGTGCGAACGGTCGCGCCCGCACCAGCGGCGAAACCGATGGCTTCGTGAAGATCATTCGCGATGCGAAGTACGGTGAAATCCTCGGCGCGCACATCGTCGGCGCGCACGCCACGGAGATTATCCACGAACTCGTCGTCGCCCGCGAAAACGAATTCACGGTGGAAGAGATCGACCTCGCGATGCACGCGCATCCCACGCTCAGCGAAGCGATCGGCGAAGCGGTGCTGGATTCGTTGGGCAAGATGTTGCATGCCTGA
- a CDS encoding pyruvate dehydrogenase complex dihydrolipoamide acetyltransferase produces the protein MATKVMMEALSPTMEEGRLVKWVKNVGDAVKSGDTLAEVETDKAIMELVARGDGVLRARLVEDGTTSPIGAVIGVIAAPDEDISAFTSGGAPAAPAAATPAPEAPASSQPAAAQPATPAAPPQAPNPEPGTAATAAQGAAVRSSPLARRLAAERGLDLAAIAGSGPNGRVIRRDIEAAGTAAAPVAGTTAAAPTAAPSTGTKPTASTAPAIQIDGEYKDVALTQMRKTIARRLGESIGPVPTFYLTSEIDMTNVAKLREQMVAAGDAFKVSINDIVIKAVAIALTRHPECNAHWMGDHIRYFAAAHVGMAVATDDGLIVPVIRDAQAKGLGQIGRDARELARKARERKLTPAEYSGGTFSVSNLGMFGIDQFTAIINPPEAAILAVGTTETKPVWDGNAFVPRERMRVTMSCDHRIIDGAVGARFLQTLKQLLESPLMMLF, from the coding sequence ATGGCGACGAAAGTGATGATGGAGGCGCTTTCCCCCACGATGGAGGAAGGGCGCCTGGTGAAGTGGGTGAAGAACGTCGGTGATGCCGTGAAGAGCGGCGACACACTGGCGGAGGTGGAGACCGACAAGGCGATCATGGAACTCGTGGCCCGCGGCGATGGCGTGTTACGCGCCCGTCTCGTGGAGGATGGAACGACCAGTCCCATCGGCGCCGTGATCGGGGTGATTGCCGCGCCTGACGAGGATATCAGCGCGTTCACGAGTGGCGGCGCTCCGGCTGCTCCAGCGGCGGCTACGCCCGCACCCGAAGCCCCGGCGAGCTCACAACCCGCAGCCGCGCAACCCGCCACTCCGGCGGCTCCCCCCCAAGCCCCAAACCCGGAACCCGGAACAGCGGCCACCGCAGCCCAAGGCGCCGCGGTCCGCTCCTCTCCGCTCGCGCGCCGTCTGGCCGCCGAGCGCGGACTCGATCTCGCGGCCATCGCCGGCTCCGGTCCGAACGGCCGGGTGATCCGTCGGGACATCGAAGCCGCGGGCACTGCGGCCGCGCCGGTGGCAGGCACGACGGCGGCGGCTCCCACGGCCGCGCCGAGCACCGGCACGAAGCCCACAGCCTCGACAGCGCCCGCCATCCAGATCGACGGCGAATACAAGGACGTGGCGCTCACGCAGATGCGCAAGACGATCGCCCGCCGCCTCGGCGAGTCGATCGGCCCCGTCCCCACGTTCTATCTCACGTCGGAAATCGACATGACGAACGTGGCCAAACTGCGCGAACAGATGGTCGCCGCCGGCGATGCGTTCAAGGTGTCGATCAACGACATCGTCATCAAAGCCGTGGCCATCGCACTCACCCGTCATCCCGAGTGCAACGCGCACTGGATGGGCGATCATATCCGCTACTTTGCCGCCGCACATGTCGGCATGGCGGTGGCCACGGACGACGGCCTCATCGTGCCCGTCATCCGCGATGCGCAGGCCAAGGGACTGGGCCAGATCGGTCGCGATGCGCGTGAGCTGGCCAGGAAGGCCCGGGAGCGCAAGCTGACCCCGGCCGAATATTCGGGTGGCACATTCTCGGTGTCCAATCTCGGCATGTTCGGCATCGATCAGTTCACCGCCATCATCAATCCCCCCGAAGCCGCGATTCTCGCGGTGGGCACCACGGAAACCAAGCCCGTCTGGGATGGCAACGCCTTCGTGCCGCGTGAGCGGATGCGGGTGACCATGAGTTGCGACCATCGGATCATTGACGGCGCCGTTGGGGCACGATTCCTTCAGACGTTGAAGCAGTTGCTGGAATCGCCGCTGATGATGCTTTTCTGA
- the pdhA gene encoding pyruvate dehydrogenase (acetyl-transferring) E1 component subunit alpha — translation MPSKSEGTASAPRPDQRADQRTLHRDLLYSMLLQRRFEERCAEMYAIGRIGGFCHLYIGQEAVSTGVISLLRPDDYIITTYRDHGQALARGMTPRAVMSELFGRQDGCARGKGGSMHMFDKQLGFLGGHGIVGGHVPIAAGVAFAIKYRGGDQVIACFMGESVVNTGAFHEALNMAALWKLPCVFIIENNRYGMGTALERASSIHDIYKRGASYDMPRDVVDGQDVLEVRKAMTEAIERARKESMPTLLEIRTYRFMGHSMSDAVSGTYRTKEELEQYLKRDPIALHRQRMEDAGEITAAEITAMDEEIKKIVQDSIDFAEASPELPLEALMEDILVETTS, via the coding sequence GTGCCCTCCAAATCGGAGGGCACCGCGTCGGCACCGCGCCCGGACCAGCGCGCCGATCAGCGGACACTGCACCGTGACCTGCTCTATTCGATGCTCCTGCAGCGCCGCTTCGAGGAGCGGTGCGCGGAGATGTATGCCATTGGCCGCATCGGCGGTTTCTGCCATCTCTACATCGGTCAGGAGGCCGTCTCCACCGGTGTGATCTCGTTGCTGCGCCCCGACGATTACATCATCACCACCTACCGCGACCACGGTCAGGCGCTCGCACGCGGCATGACGCCCCGCGCGGTGATGTCGGAGCTCTTCGGCCGGCAGGACGGCTGCGCCCGGGGCAAGGGTGGTTCGATGCACATGTTCGACAAGCAGCTCGGCTTCCTGGGCGGACATGGCATCGTGGGCGGACATGTGCCCATCGCCGCCGGCGTCGCGTTCGCGATCAAGTATCGTGGTGGCGATCAGGTCATTGCCTGCTTCATGGGGGAATCGGTGGTGAACACGGGCGCGTTTCATGAAGCGCTCAACATGGCGGCGCTGTGGAAGCTGCCGTGTGTGTTCATCATCGAGAACAACCGCTACGGCATGGGCACGGCGCTCGAGCGCGCATCGTCCATTCACGACATCTACAAGCGCGGTGCGTCGTACGACATGCCGCGCGACGTGGTGGACGGCCAGGACGTGCTCGAGGTGCGCAAGGCCATGACGGAGGCCATCGAGCGCGCGCGCAAGGAGAGCATGCCCACGCTGCTCGAGATCCGCACCTACCGCTTCATGGGACATTCCATGTCCGACGCGGTGAGCGGCACCTACCGCACCAAGGAAGAGCTCGAGCAATACCTCAAGCGTGATCCCATCGCGCTGCATCGCCAGCGCATGGAAGACGCGGGCGAGATCACCGCGGCCGAGATCACGGCGATGGACGAAGAGATCAAGAAGATCGTGCAGGACAGCATCGACTTCGCAGAAGCGAGCCCGGAGTTGCCTCTGGAGGCGCTCATGGAAGACATCCTCGTCGAAACCACGAGCTGA